CAATCGAAGAGCGCGCCGCTCGGTGTTACCGCAGTGGACCACTGTTTTTCCCGCTAAGAATCAATCAAGAACGAATGGAGGTGCCTGCATGATGGATATGGTAATCGAACACCGTGCCCACAAGCGAATGTCGGAGCTCAAGAAGAATGTGTGGAGGTATCGGTTCATGTACCTCTTCTTCATCCCTTCGATCATTTATTTCGTTATTTTCGCTTACTTCCCATTCTATGGATTGACAATCGCCTTCAAAAAGTACATGGCGTTCAAAGGAATTGGTGCGAGCCCATGGGTGGGATTGGATAACTTCCGCTACATCTTTTCCTCCGCTAAATTCTTTTCCGTTCTGAAGAATACGATCATCATCCATATGTACGGGTTAATCTTCGGGTTCCCTATCCCGATCCTGTTCGCGATAATGCTGAACGAAGTCAAGAACATGTTGTTCAAGAAGACGGTCCAAACCGTTACTTATTTCCCCCATTTCCTGTCGTGGATCGTTTTTGCGGGCATCGCCATGAACTTCGTCGGACCGACTGGGATTATCAATACGATACTTACGAATATCGGAATGCAACCCGTTCAATTCCTTACGGACACGCATCTCTTTCGCCCCATGATGATCACGACCGGCATTGTCAAGGAATTCGGCTGGGGAGCGATCATTTACCTGGCGGCCATCGCGGGTATCGATCCGGAGCTCTACGAAGCTTCGAGGGTCGACGGCGCCAAGCGATTACGACAGATCTGGCATATTACGCTGCCCGGATTGAGGCCGATTATCGTTCTGATGTTTATTTTGAACTTGGCGAGCATATTAGATGCGGGCTTTGACCAAGTCTTCAATATGTATAACCCGTCGGTCTACGATGTTGCAGACATAATTGACACTTATGTGTTCCGTACCGGGATATTGTCGAGCGATTACTCCATGGCTACGGCTGTTGGTATTTTCAAAGGGGTGGTCAGCTGCATCTTAATTATCTCAGCGAATTCCATGGTCAAGAAATGGGAAGGGAGGTCTTTGTGGTGACGGACATCAACTTAGCCGCAAGAATGGAGAAGCGTAAAATCCGATCAAGGAGCGCCTCGATATTTAACAAGAACCCGTGGTGGGCGCAAACCCTTATTTATTTGATTTTGTGTCTGCTCGGATTGGTCACGTTCATTCCCATCTTGAACGTACTCGCCATCTCTTTCAGCGAAGCGTCGCAAATCCGGCTGCATCCTATGATGCTATTTCCCCATAAATTCTCCTTTAGCGCTTACAATTATATATTCGGGACGTCTATATTGGTCCATTCCTTCCTAATCACAGTATTCATAACCGTGGCTGGAACGTTCGCCAATTTGCTGTTTACTGCATCCGCTGCCTACGGGTTATCGAAGCCCAAGGTGCCCGGGTATTCCTTCTTCACTTGGGTAATTATTATTCCCATGCTGATTGGCGCAGGGCTGATTCCTTACTACATTCTGATGAAGGATCTGGGTCTACTGAATTCGTTATGGGTGTTTATCATCGGTGGGCTAGTGACTCCGTTCAATTTCGTGCTGATGAGGAATTTCTTCTGGTCCATTCCGGAGGCCTTGGAGGAATCGGCGTCGATTGACGGCGCCAACGAGTTCACGATTCTTTGGAAAATTATCCTGCCGCTCTCCAAACCGGTTATCGCAACGATAGGTCTTTTCTATGCGGTCGGGCATTGGAACGATTATATGACTGGCCTGATTTTCATGAACGACAATACCAAATGGCCGCTCCAAGTTGTGCTTCGTTCGATTATTATCGATCAAAACATGATGAACATGGGGGCAATCCCGCAAATTATGGATCCGAGCAAAATCGTTGTTACCCAAGACAATATTAAAGCGGCCGCTATCATCTTCGCGATCGCGCCAATCATGCTCGTGTACCCTTTCCTGCAGAAGTACTTCGTTAAAGGCATCATGATTGGATCGGTAAAGGGCTAATCGAATGACAATCTATTCTGTAGATTCTCATAAATCATAATCAGAGGGAGTTGAAGTCAATGAAAAAGTTTACCGCTTTGCTGATTTCTACACTGTTCCTTGTTTCCATCTTAGGGTGCACCGGATCGAATGGAAACTCCGACACGACGTCAGTGGGCAAGGGGTCGGGCGGCACGCCCAAGAGTTCTGCTTCTGGCAATCCGACGAAATTCTCCTATTTGAAGCCGGTGTGGGGGCCAGCGACCTATCAGAAGGGTGGTGCGTACGAGAAGGAATTGTTTCAGAAGGCGAACGTTGACATCGATGTTCAGATCGTCCCGGTCTCAGATTACAATACCAAGGCCAAGACTATTATCGCTTCCGGTAAAATTCCTGACGTGATGTGGGGTTCAGCTCCGAATGATCCATTTTGGAGGGACACTCAGAAGCAAGGCGCTTTTCTGCCAATCAACGGTTATCTAGACAAATTTCCTGAGATAAAGAAAGCGATTCCGCAATCGGTTTGGGACCTGTTAAAAGATAAAGACGGTAATATTTACTTCCTGCCGAACATTACCAATCCTGACGTGGAGTTCATGGTCTATTATCGCCAAGATTGGTTCGAACAGTTGAAGATTCCTGAGCCAAAAACAATAGCAGACTACGAGGCTGCGCTTCAGAAATTTAAGGACACACAGATCAACGGAGTGAAAAAGATCCCGCTGACACTCAGTGACATGTGGACGATGAAGGACCTGGCCACGTCGTTCGGGGCAAGCCTGAAAGGTTGGCAACCATCTAAGGACAATCCCAACAAGCTTGTTCAGTTCTACCTCACTCCTGAGCAGACAGACTTCTACTTCTGGGTTCAAGGGCTGAGCAAGAAGGGACTTATAGATCCCGACTTCCTCGTCAGCCCGAATGCCGGTAAGGCCGAGGATAAATTCAAAGCCGGGAATGCCGCCATAATGATGTCCCATTACAGCGCTTACCCAACAATAATAAGCGATCTGAGAAAAGTAGAACCGAATGCCAAGGTAGGCATCATGTCGCCGCTCGTTGGCCCTACCGGCATCAAAGGCGGGGTCCGCTCATTGCTGCCGATCGACCGCGGGTTCTACGTGTCTGCGAAAGCCAAAGATCCAGATGGCATCTTCCGTTACTTGAACTGGCAGTTGACCGATGGGCATGACATGATAAAATATGGCGTCGAAGGGAAGAACTATGAAGTTAAAGACGGCAAGAAAGTCCCATTCCCGGAAGAGAAAATACCGAATGACTTTAAGCGACCACAGATGGAGCCGTTCTGGTCACTCACTCCGTTCAGCGACGCGGGTATGGTGGACTGGAATTATAACCGAGTTTGGATGGACAGTTTGGGATTGTCGGATCTCTATGATTACTATAAGGGCAAATTTGAAGAAATCGCCAAAAATGAATTCCCTGATTATCGCAATCCTTTCATTATCAGTGAGACCGAGGCTAAGATAGGAGCCCAAATCTTCGAAGATAATTTGAACGCAATCGTTAACGGTGCGGTTATCAACCACAACATAACTCCAGACGTATGGAAAAAACATACGGACGATTGGCTGAAAGCTGGGGGTAGCAAGATCCTTGATGAAGTCAACGCTAATCAGACGGATAAATCCAAACCTACGTACAAATAGGATTGATGGGTCAAGCCCCTATTTTGGGTTTTGGTGCAACTATTAAATCAGGTCAAAGATAGCCTCCATATTGTTGCTTGATTATATTGTCAAACCAAGTATTTTATTGATTAATTTTACTGCAGAAAGGACAGACGAATGATTGTATTCGACCTGCCCTTTCTTTATCATATGCATGACTTCTATCCCGGCAATTGTTTTCTCTGCAGTACTGAAAGACTTGAATCCCAGCATTGGTTTAATGACTTTCTTTATGAATCGATGATCTTGTTCAATAATATTGCTTAGATATTTTTGTTGTCGTAGTGTTTCTTGATTCATAGCTTTCTCGTCCCTCAATTGCTGGACTGCGGTAGGGTAAGTTGGTTTTTATCGACGGTAATTACGCGTGGCGATTGATTGTGAGGTGACGCTTTCTTGAAAAATCGTTTGGCCGCGGGAGCATCTCGATTTTCAGACAAACATGAAATCAATTGTATTTCCCGTTGAATCTACTGCTCTATAAAGATATTTCCATTGTCCTTTGACTTTAATGTAGGTTTCATCTGTCCTAAAGGAATCATTAGTCTGCTTCAAATAAGGACGAATTCGCTTGTCTAGTTCCGGCCCAAATTCATGAACCCATCGCATGATGGTTGTATGAGCCATAGCAAGACCCCATTTCCACTAAATCACGATACCATCTTACTGTTAGTAAGATAACCTCTGATTTTTAAATAAATCTAATACCTTAATCTGAACGCGCAGTGTTGTAAGCGAGACTCTTATTATCGTCAACGACCAAAGCATGTTTACGCTCCCTATAGGGCTGATGTACCTCGATTCCGCATCGTTTAAAAAATGGAACGAGCTGATGGCGGGCTCATTGATTACGATTATTCCGATTTTGATCGCTTTCCCTTTTAAGCAAAAGACTTATATCAAATGGATGACGGTCGGGTCCGTCAAAATGTAGTTTTTTTAACCGGATGAATAACAAATATGGAAACATGGATGGGGATGGAAAAGATGTCTGCTAAAACAGCTCATATTATCGCGCATTCGCACTGGGATAGAGAATGGTATATCCCTTTTGAGAAACACCGACTGAAGCTGGTTCAGCTGATGGAGGATTTAATAGAAGCATTTGATAGAGACCCCGAATTTAAGAGCTTTCACTTGGATGGGCAATATATTGTATTGGAAGATTACTT
The genomic region above belongs to Paenibacillus sp. GP183 and contains:
- a CDS encoding ABC transporter permease subunit, with protein sequence MMDMVIEHRAHKRMSELKKNVWRYRFMYLFFIPSIIYFVIFAYFPFYGLTIAFKKYMAFKGIGASPWVGLDNFRYIFSSAKFFSVLKNTIIIHMYGLIFGFPIPILFAIMLNEVKNMLFKKTVQTVTYFPHFLSWIVFAGIAMNFVGPTGIINTILTNIGMQPVQFLTDTHLFRPMMITTGIVKEFGWGAIIYLAAIAGIDPELYEASRVDGAKRLRQIWHITLPGLRPIIVLMFILNLASILDAGFDQVFNMYNPSVYDVADIIDTYVFRTGILSSDYSMATAVGIFKGVVSCILIISANSMVKKWEGRSLW
- a CDS encoding carbohydrate ABC transporter permease, producing MTDINLAARMEKRKIRSRSASIFNKNPWWAQTLIYLILCLLGLVTFIPILNVLAISFSEASQIRLHPMMLFPHKFSFSAYNYIFGTSILVHSFLITVFITVAGTFANLLFTASAAYGLSKPKVPGYSFFTWVIIIPMLIGAGLIPYYILMKDLGLLNSLWVFIIGGLVTPFNFVLMRNFFWSIPEALEESASIDGANEFTILWKIILPLSKPVIATIGLFYAVGHWNDYMTGLIFMNDNTKWPLQVVLRSIIIDQNMMNMGAIPQIMDPSKIVVTQDNIKAAAIIFAIAPIMLVYPFLQKYFVKGIMIGSVKG
- a CDS encoding extracellular solute-binding protein, whose translation is MKKFTALLISTLFLVSILGCTGSNGNSDTTSVGKGSGGTPKSSASGNPTKFSYLKPVWGPATYQKGGAYEKELFQKANVDIDVQIVPVSDYNTKAKTIIASGKIPDVMWGSAPNDPFWRDTQKQGAFLPINGYLDKFPEIKKAIPQSVWDLLKDKDGNIYFLPNITNPDVEFMVYYRQDWFEQLKIPEPKTIADYEAALQKFKDTQINGVKKIPLTLSDMWTMKDLATSFGASLKGWQPSKDNPNKLVQFYLTPEQTDFYFWVQGLSKKGLIDPDFLVSPNAGKAEDKFKAGNAAIMMSHYSAYPTIISDLRKVEPNAKVGIMSPLVGPTGIKGGVRSLLPIDRGFYVSAKAKDPDGIFRYLNWQLTDGHDMIKYGVEGKNYEVKDGKKVPFPEEKIPNDFKRPQMEPFWSLTPFSDAGMVDWNYNRVWMDSLGLSDLYDYYKGKFEEIAKNEFPDYRNPFIISETEAKIGAQIFEDNLNAIVNGAVINHNITPDVWKKHTDDWLKAGGSKILDEVNANQTDKSKPTYK